The genomic region AAGGAAGAAAATCTCTCCCGGCACTGCTTGCAGGAGCTCGAGCGGCTATTTCTCACCGACGTCGCGGCCGAGGACGTGGCCGCGATCATCGTCGAGCCCGTCCAAGGGGAGGGGGGATTTGTCGTCACCCCGCCGGAATTTCTCCAGGGCCTGCGCCGGATCTGCGACAAGCATGGCATCGTCTTTATTGTAGATGAAGTCCAGACCGGCTTCGGGCGCACCGGCAAGATGTTCGCCATCGAGCACTCGGAAGTGGCGCCTGACCTCATGGTGGTGGGCAAGTCCCTGGGGGCGGGCATGCCCATCTCCGGCGTGGTGGGCCGAGCCGAGATACTGGACAGCGCCGCCACGGGAGCCATCGGGGGGACTTACGGCGGCAACCCCATGGCCTGCGCCGCGGCCCTGGCGGTATTCGACATCTTCAAAAAAGAAGACATCCTGGGGCGCGCCCGGCGCATCGGTAAAACCGTAGGCGAGCGTTTCGATTCCTGGCGCGAGGAAATCCCTACCGTGGGGGATTCTCGAGGCCTGGGAGCCATGCGCGCCGTCGAGCTCGTGGCGGACAAGAAAACCAAGGAGCCCCTCCCGGCCGAACGGGTCAAGGCCATCTCCCATTCCTGCGCCGAGAAGGGGCTCATCGTCATCAAGGCCGGCATCCATGAGAACGTGCTCAGGACCTTGATGCCATTAACTATCGAAGAGGAACTCCTCAAAAAAGGGCTCGACATCCTGGAAAACGCTCTCAAGGAGTTCCAACGGTGAAGCCTCGGGGCTTCACCGTCGCAGTACTGGGCGCTTTCGGCCAAATGGCCGAGGCGGCCCTCCACGACCTGGCGGCCAATCCCCGGGTCTCGCGCGTTTTGGCGGCGGACCTGAGCATCGAGAGAAGTACTGGTGTGCTCTCCAAGATCGCCCAAAGAAAAAAAATAAAGGCGATCCCTCTCGACCTCACCCGCATTGAGGGCGCATCCCGAAAACTCGCGGGCGCGGCATGCATCCTCAATGCCGCATGGTACGAGCACAACATCAAGGCCATGGACCTGGCCCTGGCGCTGAAGGCCCATTACGTAGATTTGGGCGGACTGTACCACACGACGATCAAGCAACTACGGCGAGCCGAGGAGTTCCGCAAAGCGAAACTCCTCGGAATACTAGGATGTGGTTCGACACCTGGGATTACGAATCTCATGGCGGCGGGACTTTCCGAGGGCTTCGACACGATCGAAACCGTGGGGATTTACGACGCGAGCCACGATCCGGCCCTGAGCCAAAACCGCTTCCTGCCGCCCTTCTCGATCCGCACCATGCTGGCGGAATACGAGGCCCCGGCCCCGGTGTGGAGCAATGGAAAGCTGCGGGAAATTCCCGCCCACGGCAATAGTGAGGAGCTCGAATTCCGAGCTCCGATAGGGAGAGTCTCCGCCGGGGCCGTGATTCACTCGGAAGTTGGGACCTTGCCCGCCTTCTTCAAGGGCAAGGGCCTGAAGAATCTGGCCTTTAAGATCGCTTACCCTCAGAAGCTCAAGCAGCAGCTTGAGCTTCTCTCCGGGCTCGGGCTTTCCTCCAAAGAACCCATACAGGTCAACGCAAGCCGCGTTTCGCCCCAAGACTTCATGACGGCTTTAGCCCAAACAGCATTGCACGGCCCCTCGGCTAACCCGCAGGATTTCGAGATCCTGCGGGTTGCGATGAGCGGCACGCGCAGCGGAAAACCGCTGCGCATCACATGGGACTGCGAGATACGGCCCTCCCGGACCTTGAGCGCCGGGGCGATGGGCGTGGGATTTTCCGCGGCCATAGCGGCGGACCTGATACTGAGGGGAGAGACCTTGCTCCCCTGGGGGGTGGCCGCGCCCGAGGGCACGCTCTCTCCCAAAGGCTTCTTCCGGGAGCTCAAGGCCAGGAAGGTATTCTCGCTGCGCGAGATGATGGAACATCCTTTGACGCTATGAGGTTTCTATGAAAGTTTCAGCCCAAGACATACTGAAGGAGACGGAAAAAACTTTGGCTTTGGTGGCCAAGCCGGAGCTCAGCGAGGAGGACAAAAACTGGGTCACGGAAGCCACGGCCAGCTACTACTCCAATCACGTCAACCCGGGCATCCTTGAGTACCGCAAGTCCGTCTCCACCGAATACGTCTCCGTGGAATGGGCCGACAGCGCCAATGGATTTACGGACGTGAAGGGCAAGAAGTACCTGGACCTCCTGGGAGGCTACGGCATCTTCAACGTGGGACACCGTCACCCCACCGTGGTGGAGGCGGTTTCAAACCAACTCAAGCGCCAGGCCCTGCACTCCCAGGAGCTTCTGGAGCCCTTCCGGGCGATCCTGGCCAAACTCATCCACGACATAACTCCGGGAGACCTCCAATTCAGCTTTTTCGGAAACTCCGGGGCCGAGGCCATCGAGGGCGCCATGAAGCTCGCCATGCTTCACACGGGGCGCAAGTCCTTCGTCGCGGCCACCGCGGCCTTCCACGGCAAGACTTTGGGGGCCCTGTCGGCCACGGCCAAGGCGAAGTTCCGCCAGCCCTTTCTTCCCATCCTTCCCGACTGCTACCACGTGCCCTACGGCGACGCCGACTACATCGAATCGGCGCTTAAAGGGGCCGACGAGGTCGGAAACGACATCGCGGGGGTGATCCTCGAGCCCATCCAGGGAGAGGGCGGCATCAACGTCCCGCCCGACGACTACTTCCCAAGGGTCAGGGACCTCTGCGACCGCTACGGGGCTCTGCTCATCGTAGACGAGGTGCAGACCGGCATGGGCCGCACGGGCAAGATGTTCTGCGTGGACCACTGGAACGTGGTGCCCGACATCATGTGCCTGGGCAAGGCCATGGGCGGCGGGGTGATGCCCATCGGCGCCTTCGTCTCTAACAAGACGATCTGGGAGCAGTTATTCCCGGAGCCCTGGCTGCACTCCACGACCTTCGGCGGCAATCCCTTGGCCTGTGTCGCCGCCATCGCCAACATCCACGTTCTCCTGGAGGAAAAGCTCCCGGAGCGCGCCGAGAAGATCGGCAACGAGATGATGGCCAAAATCCGGGCCCTGCGCCGGCGCTTCCCCAAGCTCTGCATCGACGTGCGCGGCAAGGGCCTCATGATCGGCATGGAATTTCCGACCGATGCCGTCGGCTACGAGGTGTCCAAGGGCCTCTTCGACCGGGGGGTTCTGGTGGCCGGAACCCTGTTCTCGGCCAAGACTTTGCGCATCGAGCCGCCGCTTACCCTCACCACCCAGGAGATGGGCATGGCCGT from Elusimicrobiota bacterium harbors:
- the gabT gene encoding 4-aminobutyrate--2-oxoglutarate transaminase, whose protein sequence is MGKTNKKSASEALWTRRNSLVSTGTAAYTSIVAERAQNATIWDVDGKSYIDFAGGIGALNVGHCHPAVVAALRDQAEKLLHTSFHVAAYPGYIEVCRRLVEIAPGPGPKKAILFNSGSEAVENAVKFARAFTKRKGVISFDYAFHGRTLLCLALDGKYKPLRQGFGPAPAEIYRARFPYAYRAPEGIKEENLSRHCLQELERLFLTDVAAEDVAAIIVEPVQGEGGFVVTPPEFLQGLRRICDKHGIVFIVDEVQTGFGRTGKMFAIEHSEVAPDLMVVGKSLGAGMPISGVVGRAEILDSAATGAIGGTYGGNPMACAAALAVFDIFKKEDILGRARRIGKTVGERFDSWREEIPTVGDSRGLGAMRAVELVADKKTKEPLPAERVKAISHSCAEKGLIVIKAGIHENVLRTLMPLTIEEELLKKGLDILENALKEFQR
- a CDS encoding saccharopine dehydrogenase NADP-binding domain-containing protein, translated to MKPRGFTVAVLGAFGQMAEAALHDLAANPRVSRVLAADLSIERSTGVLSKIAQRKKIKAIPLDLTRIEGASRKLAGAACILNAAWYEHNIKAMDLALALKAHYVDLGGLYHTTIKQLRRAEEFRKAKLLGILGCGSTPGITNLMAAGLSEGFDTIETVGIYDASHDPALSQNRFLPPFSIRTMLAEYEAPAPVWSNGKLREIPAHGNSEELEFRAPIGRVSAGAVIHSEVGTLPAFFKGKGLKNLAFKIAYPQKLKQQLELLSGLGLSSKEPIQVNASRVSPQDFMTALAQTALHGPSANPQDFEILRVAMSGTRSGKPLRITWDCEIRPSRTLSAGAMGVGFSAAIAADLILRGETLLPWGVAAPEGTLSPKGFFRELKARKVFSLREMMEHPLTL
- a CDS encoding putrescine aminotransferase translates to MKVSAQDILKETEKTLALVAKPELSEEDKNWVTEATASYYSNHVNPGILEYRKSVSTEYVSVEWADSANGFTDVKGKKYLDLLGGYGIFNVGHRHPTVVEAVSNQLKRQALHSQELLEPFRAILAKLIHDITPGDLQFSFFGNSGAEAIEGAMKLAMLHTGRKSFVAATAAFHGKTLGALSATAKAKFRQPFLPILPDCYHVPYGDADYIESALKGADEVGNDIAGVILEPIQGEGGINVPPDDYFPRVRDLCDRYGALLIVDEVQTGMGRTGKMFCVDHWNVVPDIMCLGKAMGGGVMPIGAFVSNKTIWEQLFPEPWLHSTTFGGNPLACVAAIANIHVLLEEKLPERAEKIGNEMMAKIRALRRRFPKLCIDVRGKGLMIGMEFPTDAVGYEVSKGLFDRGVLVAGTLFSAKTLRIEPPLTLTTQEMGMAVDTIEKVFKEVNARHFETKKNPVRKS